The Halococcus hamelinensis 100A6 genome has a window encoding:
- a CDS encoding sodium/calcium exchanger membrane region, with the protein MLERFRHPLVAVAGALLLTVPWIVTFFSYGGYGTVHPGENILPVLAVTVGGLGILGAAFLLAWAAETAEKDVPQAFAIAVLAVLAVAPEYAVDALYAWQAGAGSAQAANLAVANMTGANRILIGLGWSGIALFSIYRTGRGDDSAVEERSGFLANVVNLDREIALEIVLLLVATLFAFLIPLSGGIGPVDTLFLVGLYLFYLLVIIRGDVEEPEENVGVPAYFQSYPKMARIGVVLVGFAFSGAIIFTAVHPFAEGLEQVGLQYGVPEFFMIQWVAPLASESPELVVVAYLVNKARSTAGFNALISSKLNQWTLLIGTLAVVYSISAGAIGTLPFDSKQAAEIWITAAQSLFAIAILTNLEISVREAVALLVLFISQVVAEFYVIRTIAEPAATQISIQILYVYTAVYVVLGLALFAKRRESLRDLLGHTATNTRDAFTSDQPDSAD; encoded by the coding sequence ATGCTCGAACGGTTTCGTCACCCTCTCGTCGCCGTCGCCGGTGCGCTGTTGCTCACGGTTCCCTGGATCGTGACGTTCTTCTCCTACGGTGGCTACGGAACCGTTCACCCCGGCGAGAACATCCTGCCGGTCCTCGCGGTGACCGTCGGCGGACTCGGGATCCTCGGGGCGGCGTTCCTGCTGGCGTGGGCGGCCGAGACCGCCGAGAAGGACGTCCCACAGGCGTTCGCCATCGCGGTGCTCGCGGTGCTCGCGGTCGCCCCCGAGTACGCCGTCGACGCGCTCTACGCCTGGCAAGCGGGGGCTGGGTCGGCCCAGGCGGCCAACCTCGCGGTGGCGAACATGACCGGCGCGAACCGGATCCTGATCGGTCTCGGCTGGTCGGGGATCGCGCTGTTCAGTATCTATCGAACGGGCCGCGGCGACGACTCCGCAGTGGAAGAGCGCTCCGGCTTCCTCGCCAACGTCGTCAACCTCGATCGCGAGATCGCCCTCGAGATCGTCCTCTTGCTCGTCGCGACCCTCTTCGCCTTCCTCATCCCGCTGAGTGGCGGTATCGGCCCGGTCGACACCCTCTTTCTCGTCGGGCTCTACCTGTTCTACCTCCTCGTCATCATCCGCGGCGACGTCGAGGAGCCGGAGGAGAACGTCGGCGTCCCGGCGTACTTCCAGTCCTACCCGAAGATGGCTCGTATCGGGGTCGTCCTGGTTGGGTTCGCCTTCTCGGGTGCGATAATCTTCACCGCGGTGCACCCGTTCGCGGAGGGACTCGAACAGGTTGGCCTCCAGTACGGGGTCCCCGAGTTCTTCATGATCCAGTGGGTGGCTCCGCTCGCGAGCGAGAGCCCCGAACTCGTCGTGGTGGCCTACCTCGTGAACAAGGCCCGCTCGACCGCCGGCTTCAACGCGCTGATCTCCTCGAAACTCAACCAGTGGACGCTCCTGATCGGGACGCTCGCCGTGGTCTACTCGATCTCCGCGGGCGCGATCGGAACGTTGCCGTTCGACTCGAAGCAGGCCGCCGAGATCTGGATCACGGCCGCTCAGAGCCTCTTCGCCATCGCCATCCTCACGAACCTCGAGATCAGCGTGCGCGAGGCGGTCGCACTGCTTGTACTGTTCATTTCACAGGTCGTCGCCGAGTTCTACGTCATCCGAACGATCGCCGAGCCGGCCGCGACCCAGATCAGCATCCAGATCCTCTACGTCTACACGGCCGTCTACGTCGTGCTCGGCCTCGCGCTGTTCGCCAAGCGGCGCGAGAGCTTGCGGGACCTCCTCGGCCACACTGCCACGAACACCCGTGACGCGTTCACCTCGGATCAGCCGGACAGCGCTGACTGA